In the genome of Thermoanaerobaculia bacterium, one region contains:
- a CDS encoding methyltransferase, whose amino-acid sequence MELSPEPIMQISIGPWACSILAAAVEHRAFARLEEGAMSAEELAGRAGLSGRGAQALLDGLLGLGLVEKKGGGYGNTPLASQFLVEGRPAFMGAFARVNLAEAALRTRFPEVVRTGTPPEGTADEAENPFWELLVPAIAGLTAPVAQAAAETLGVAKAGAISVLDVGGGSGIYAVIWGKANREARFTQLDWANVNRIARDITGKAGLGERFETIDGDFHTTDFGAARYDFGIYSNIAHQEPPRDNVAVFRKFRKAIKPGGALIVGDLVLSDDRTGHPFALMFNSTMLLRTKEGSVWTRSDYESWLKEAGFSSVSFHPTPTPTTLVVAR is encoded by the coding sequence ATGGAGCTATCGCCCGAACCGATCATGCAGATTTCCATCGGACCGTGGGCCTGTTCGATCCTGGCCGCGGCGGTGGAGCACCGCGCCTTCGCTCGCCTGGAAGAGGGCGCGATGTCCGCCGAGGAGCTCGCCGGAAGGGCGGGTCTCTCGGGGCGGGGCGCCCAGGCCCTGCTCGACGGACTGCTCGGCCTCGGGCTCGTCGAGAAGAAGGGCGGCGGATACGGGAACACGCCGCTCGCCTCGCAATTCCTCGTCGAAGGGAGGCCGGCGTTCATGGGCGCCTTCGCACGGGTGAACCTCGCCGAAGCGGCGCTCCGGACCCGCTTTCCGGAGGTCGTGCGAACGGGTACTCCCCCCGAGGGAACGGCCGACGAGGCCGAGAATCCGTTCTGGGAGCTGCTCGTCCCGGCGATCGCGGGGCTCACGGCGCCGGTCGCGCAGGCGGCCGCCGAAACGCTCGGCGTCGCGAAAGCGGGAGCGATCTCCGTGCTCGACGTCGGGGGCGGGTCCGGGATCTATGCCGTGATCTGGGGAAAGGCGAACCGGGAAGCCCGCTTCACCCAGCTCGACTGGGCCAACGTCAACCGGATCGCGCGGGACATCACGGGCAAGGCCGGCCTGGGAGAGCGGTTCGAGACGATCGACGGCGATTTCCACACGACCGACTTCGGAGCCGCCCGCTACGACTTCGGGATCTACTCGAACATCGCCCACCAGGAGCCGCCCCGCGACAACGTCGCGGTCTTCCGGAAGTTTCGAAAGGCGATCAAGCCCGGCGGCGCGCTGATCGTGGGCGACCTGGTGCTCTCCGACGACCGGACCGGCCATCCCTTCGCCCTGATGTTCAACTCGACGATGCTCCTGCGGACGAAGGAAGGCTCCGTGTGGACCCGGTCCGACTACGAGTCGTGGCTGAAGGAAGCCGGCTTCTCGTCGGTCTCGTTCCACCCGACTCCGACGCCGACGACGCTGGTGGTCGCGAGGTAG